The genomic stretch ATAAAATGAAAGAAATGAAAGACACTATGAAAAAGAATCAGAAAAAAATGAAAGAACTGAAAAATGATCCCGACAAGATGATGAAAGTTCAAAAAGAAACCATGCAGATAAACATGGAAATGATGAAACAATCGTTTAAACCAACAATCATAACTTTATTACCCATCATAATTATATTTGGCTGGTTAAATGCAAATTTAGCTTTAATGCCAATTCAACCAGGAGAACAATTTGATATAAATCTTGTTTTAGAAAAGGATGTTTCAGGAGATATATTGACAGTAGTTCCAAGTGGAGTTACAATTGTTGGATCTGATATAGTAACTATTAATAATCAAACAGCTAAATTTTCTTATTCAGGACAAGCTGGAGATTATCTCATAGAGTATAGGCTAGGTGAGCGAGTATATACAAAAGAGCTACGTATTAACGAAAATAGATACGCCCCACAATCAAAAAAAGTTGAAGATGGAACTGTTAAAGCAATAGTTACAGAACAATCAAAAAAAATTGTGTTAAATTTATTTGGGTGGAAACTTGGTTGGCTTGGAGTATACATCATTTTTTCATTAATATTTAGTCTTGGTTCAAGAAAATTACTTAAAGTACATTAGTTCTAAATGATCTAAATCAACTAATTTGATATGCCCAGTTATCAATATTTATTATTAAAATGAATCAATCCAATAAGTCGATAAACTCAGCTAATACTTCTTCAAATAATTTAAATTCTGACAAATTAAAACCCGTAATTTCTGAAATAGATTTAGACATATCTGAGAGTTGTAAAGAATTAATAAGCCAAGCCAATAAAGTTTATTTTGAAAATTTTGATGGGAAAACTTGGTTTGGAAGATGCATATTCTTAAGTTGGTATTGTGACGTTGGCACTTGTAAATTTTGTTATAGATCAACACAAAAAAGTCGTATTAAACACAAAGAAAATGCAAAACGATCAATTAGTAGCGTTATTGTTGAAACACTTCTCGCAAAAAAATTAGGGTGGAGAATTGAATTTTTAACTGGAGGATACAAAATCTTTGGCAAAGACAAATTAATTCAATTTGCAAAGATTGTAAGTACAATTTATGGTGAAAAAATTTGGTTAAATCTTGGAGCGTTATCAAAAGAAGATTTAAAATTATTTGAACCATATGTTAGTGGAATAGTATCTTCAATCGAAACAATAAATGAAGAATTACACAATCAAATTTGTCCAGATAAAGCAATACAACCATATGAAGATATGTTTGAAGATTGCACCTCTTCAGACTTTAAAGAAGAATTTAAAAAAAGTATGACTGTTGTGATTGGTCTTGGAGAAAAACAAGACCATTTTGAAGAACTTCAAAAGTTTATTTTTAAATATGATTTAGAACGAATTACTTTTTATGCACTAAAACCAGTATTAGGAACTCCATATGAAAAAGGACCGGCAACGCAAGATTATTGTTGGTGGATTGCAAAAACAAGAATTGCATTTCCTAAAATTGAAATTATTGCAGGAACTACTGCCAGACGAGTTGGGGAAGTAGAACTCGTTTTAAAATCTGGAGCTAATGCTATCACTAAATTTCCTGCAACAAAACAATTTGGAACTTCAAACGCACAATTATTAGAATCTCAAATAAGTAGTGCTGGACGAGAATTTGTGGGAACACTCACTAAATTTCCGACTGATTGGGACTATAAAAAAGAAATTGAAGAATTAAATTTAGTTGAATTGGGACTTGATGAAGAATTAAGGGCAGATATATTTGAAAAAATGAGAATTTATTTAGATCGAATGAAACCTAAACAGTAATTTAAGAATTCTGTTTTTTATTTGTTTTTTTATGTTGGCGCGTTAGGTTTATTATGATTCTCAGTTTATTCATATCTAAGCGCATCTGCAGTAATTAGTTTTGATGCTTGTTTTGCAGGTAGAACTCCGGATAATACTCCCACAATAAATGAAAATGCAAGTGCTCCTGCAAGTAGTTCCCATGAGAAATATGCTGTTAATAAAGTGATTCCTGCAGCATGAGATGCAAGTTCAACTAATTTACTCATGCCCATTCCAATCGCCACTCCAATAAGTCCTCCTGCAATACCTATAATTCCTGACTCAATTAAAAAAATAGAAAGAATATCTGAATTTCTAGCTCCAATTGCTTTCATGATTCCAATCTCTTGAGTTCTTTCTAAAACTGAAGTATACATTGTATTCATTATTCCAATTCCTCCAACTAAAAGAGAAATAATTGCAATGCCAATAAGAACTGCAGAAATAATATTAAAAATACTTGCAAATGATTCCATTAATTCTTCTGATGTTTGAACTGAAAAATCTTCTTCATCTTCTTCAAATCCTCGACTTTTTCTAAGCTTTTTTTCAATACCTTCAGCAACTGTTGCAATATTTACGCCGTCACTAACTTGAGCCATAACTATATCCAGATTATTTTTATCATTCATGATATCTCTTGCAACATCAATTGTTACTATTAGTTGACTATCATCTTGGGGGTTTCCAATTTGATCCATAAATCCTACAATTGTAAATTTTTTCCCTTCAACATTAATAGTATCTCCTGGACGAAGAGCTTTTTCAAAAAATTTACCTTCATATAACCAAATGCCTGCTATTGCTTTATATC from Candidatus Woesearchaeota archaeon encodes the following:
- a CDS encoding DUF106 domain-containing protein, whose product is MVFENLLDPVFAPLLNINSLVSVIILAFIISILITLVYKYVTDQNKMKEMKDTMKKNQKKMKELKNDPDKMMKVQKETMQINMEMMKQSFKPTIITLLPIIIIFGWLNANLALMPIQPGEQFDINLVLEKDVSGDILTVVPSGVTIVGSDIVTINNQTAKFSYSGQAGDYLIEYRLGERVYTKELRINENRYAPQSKKVEDGTVKAIVTEQSKKIVLNLFGWKLGWLGVYIIFSLIFSLGSRKLLKVH
- a CDS encoding ABC transporter permease — encoded protein: MISDYFMIALRTYTARKKRTFLTMIGIFIGIAAIVSLISLGQGLQESVTAQFEQMGVDKIMIMNKAAFLGIGDKIFTNDDVDEIRSVKGVKRAGGFIYKALRVELGDETKYTFVTGMPQDETKELLSSMSNFKIKYGRDLRKNDRYKAIAGIWLYEGKFFEKALRPGDTINVEGKKFTIVGFMDQIGNPQDDSQLIVTIDVARDIMNDKNNLDIVMAQVSDGVNIATVAEGIEKKLRKSRGFEEDEEDFSVQTSEELMESFASIFNIISAVLIGIAIISLLVGGIGIMNTMYTSVLERTQEIGIMKAIGARNSDILSIFLIESGIIGIAGGLIGVAIGMGMSKLVELASHAAGITLLTAYFSWELLAGALAFSFIVGVLSGVLPAKQASKLITADALRYE